From Halorussus lipolyticus:
TTCACGTCGCTGACTGCCACCACGTCCGCGCCCCAGTCGTCCAGCAGGCGGGCCGCGTTCGCGCCGACAGAGCCGAAGCCCTGCACCGCGACGGTGGCCTCGTCGATGTCCGTGTCGTAGTATCGCAGGGCCTCTCGGGCGATGATAGCGACGGAGCGACCGGGGGCCTCCTCTCTGCCCTCGCTCCCGCCGATGACCGGCGGTTTGCCCGTGACCACGCCGGGCGTCGTCTCGCCCTCCTGCATCGAGTAGGCGTCCATGAACCACGCCATCGTCTGGGCGTCGGTGCCCATGTCGGGGGCTGGAATGTCCTGTTTCGGGCCGATGGTGTCCCGAATCTCCTCGGCGAAGCGCCGAGTCAGTCGCTCTTTCTCCTCGGTGCTGAGGTCTTTGGGATTCACCACGACGCCGCCCTTCGCGCCGCCAAAGGGCAAGTCCATGACGGCGCACTTCCACGTCATCCACATCGAGAGACCGACGCACTCCTCGGCGGTCACGTCGGGGTGGAATCGCAGGCCACCCTTGTAGGGGCCGCGAACGTCGTCGTGCTGGGCGCGATAGCCGGTGTAGACCTCGACCGAGCCATCGTCGCGCTTGAGAGGCACGCCGACTTCGACCACTCGGGTCGGATGTTTGAGACGCTCGATAACGCCGTCGTCTACATCGACCTGCGTGGCCGCCGCCGATAGCTGTCGCAGGGCCGTTTCGAGCGCCGATTCGGTCTCGGAGTAGTCGTCCGCCTCGGAGTCGTCGAGCGTGTTCGTCGCCATGAATTACTCGAAGGGCATCCCTCGGTTGCGCATCGCGGTTCCGCAGTCGTCGCACTCGCCGGGATGGCTGTCGGTGCGCGTCGTCGTTCCACACCGCAGGCATTCGTACTCGTGGTCGGCATCCGAGTCGTAGTCAGGGTCGCGGAGGCTCATTCGGTAAAATTTGCTACGGACTCCGCCGCCTTCGACTGTGTTGTTGAATAGTAAACCGTGAGGAGGAGCTTCGAGGGTTACTATTCAACCTCGGACGCGCTCGGCCGGTTCTCGAACAGCGAGGAGAACAGTTTCCGTTCGATTCGGTTGATGTGGTCGTAGAACGCGGTGTGAGAGATGTCCAGCACCTCCGCTACCTCCCGACCAGTCACGTCCCGGTCGGCGTCGAAAAAGCCCGTGTGGTAAGCCATCTGGGCCACCTCCAGTTGGCGCTCGGTGAGGTCCTCGATGAGTCGGCCCGGCCTACCCGCGGTGTCCAGCGCCCGAGTTCGTTCGCGCTGGGCGACCGGTTCGGCGGCGTCGTAGGTGTTCGAGACCACTTGGTCTATCGAGCGAGTCGTGACGGAATCGGGCACGTCCACGGTCAGCGAGAGGCCCTCCGGGGTCGCCCGCAGGTGTCGGAGGACGGCCCCGTGGTCGGCGAGGACGCCGGTCACGAACTCGTCTCGAATCCGGAGGCCGACGAGGCCACCGTCGTCGGTCCGACGAATCACTTCGGCGTCCGCGACGCCGACGAACTCCTCCGCGGTGGTGACCACGCTGTCTGGGGTCGCCTCCTCGACGGCGGCGAACAGGAGGGTCGTCCCGTCGTCGCTTCGCACGTCGCCCTCGACCGAAAGCGTCGCGCCGGTCTCGCTGGCGAGTCGGTGGAGGACCGAACTCGGCTTCCGGATGCGGTATTCGAGTTCGACCACGGTGTCGCTCCGGAGCGCCGCCTTGCGCTGGACGGCGTTGATGGCCGCGGCCACGGTGTCGCCGAGTTCGCACAGCACCGACCGGACCATCTCGTCGAAGGCGTCGGGCCGGTCGGCGTAGACGTTCAGCGTGCCGAACAGCACGTCGTCGTAG
This genomic window contains:
- the gdhB gene encoding glutamate dehydrogenase GdhB, coding for MATNTLDDSEADDYSETESALETALRQLSAAATQVDVDDGVIERLKHPTRVVEVGVPLKRDDGSVEVYTGYRAQHDDVRGPYKGGLRFHPDVTAEECVGLSMWMTWKCAVMDLPFGGAKGGVVVNPKDLSTEEKERLTRRFAEEIRDTIGPKQDIPAPDMGTDAQTMAWFMDAYSMQEGETTPGVVTGKPPVIGGSEGREEAPGRSVAIIAREALRYYDTDIDEATVAVQGFGSVGANAARLLDDWGADVVAVSDVNGAAYDTTGLDTHAVPSHEEEPEAVMSYDAPNTLTNEEVLELDVDVVIPAAIGNVLTADNADDVQADIVVEGANGPTTSAGDAILEERGIPVIPDILANAGGVTVSYFEWLQDINRRQWSLERVNDELEEHMLSAWNDVREEVEARDASWRDAAYVVALERVGAAKASRGLWP
- a CDS encoding rubrerythrin-like domain-containing protein, encoding MSLRDPDYDSDADHEYECLRCGTTTRTDSHPGECDDCGTAMRNRGMPFE